From the genome of Gorilla gorilla gorilla isolate KB3781 chromosome 4, NHGRI_mGorGor1-v2.1_pri, whole genome shotgun sequence, one region includes:
- the SEPTIN8 gene encoding septin-8 isoform X1: MAATDLERFSNAEPEPRSLSLGGHVGFDSLPDQLVSKSVTQGFSFNILCVGETGIGKSTLMNTLFNTTFETEEASHHEACVRLRPQTYDLQESNVQLKLTIVDAVGFGDQINKDESYRPIVDYIDAQFENYLQEELKIRRSLFDYHDTRIHVCLYFITPTGHSLKSLDLVTMKKLDSKVNIIPIIAKADTISKSELHKFKIKIMGELVSNGVQIYQFPTDDEAVAEINAVMNAHLPFAVVGSTEEVKVGNKLVRARQYPWGVVQVENENHCDFVKLREMLIRVNMEDLREQTHSRHYELYRRCKLEEMGFQDSDGDSQPFSLQETYEAKRKEFLSELQRKEEEMRQMFVNKVKETELELKEKERELHEKFEHLKRVHQEEKRKVEEKRRELEEETNAFNRRKAAVEALQSQALHATSQQPLRKDKDKKNRSDIGAHQPGMSLSSSKVMMTKASVEPLNCSSWWPAIQCCSCLVRDATWREGFL, from the exons ATGGCGGCCACCGACCTGGAGCGCTTCTCG AATGCAGAGCCAGAGCCCCGGAGCCTCTCCCTGGGCGGCCATGTGGGTTTCGACAGCCTCCCCGACCAGCTGGTCAGCAAGTCGGTCACTCAGGGCTTCAGCTTCAACATCCTCTGTGTGG GGGAGACCGGCATTGGCAAATCCACACTGATGAACACACTCTTCAACACGACCTTCGAGACTGAGGAAGCCAGTCACCATGAGGCATGCGTGCGCCTGCGGCCCCAGACCTACGACCTCCAGGAGAGCAACGTGCAGCTCAAGCTGACCATTGTGGATGCCGTGGGCTTTGGGGATCAGATCAATAAGGATGAGAG TTACAGGCCCATAGTTGACTACATCGATGCGCAGTTTGAAAATTATCTGCAGGAGGAGCTGAAGATCCGCCGCTCGCTCTTCGACTACCATGACACAAGGATCCACGTTTGCCTCTACTTCATCACGCCCACAGGGCACTCCCTGAAGTCTCTAGATCTAGTGACCATGAAGAAACTAGACAGCAAG GTGAACATTATTCCCATCATCGCCAAGGCTGACACCATCTCCAAGAGCGAGCTCCacaagttcaagatcaagatcaTGGGCGAGTTGGTCAGCAACGGGGTCCAGATCTACCAGTTTCCCACGGATGACGAGGCTGTTGCAGAGATTAACGCAGTCATGAAT GCACATCTGCCCTTTGCCGTGGTGGGCAGCACCGAGGAGGTGAAGGTGGGGAACAAGCTGGTCCGAGCACGGCAGTACCCCTGGGGAGTGGTGCAGG TGGAGAATGAGAATCACTGCGACTTCGTGAAGCTGCGGGAGATGTTGATCCGGGTGAACATGGAAGACCTCCGCGAGCAGACCCACAGCCGGCACTACGAGCTCTACCGGCGCTGCAAGTTGGAGGAGATGGGCTTTCAGGACAGCGATGGTGACAGCCAGCCCTTCAG CCTACAAGAGACATACGAGGCCAAGAGGAAGGAGTTCCTAAGTGAGctgcagaggaaggaggaagagatgagGCAGATGTTTGTCAACAAAGTGAAGGAGACAGAGCTGGAgctgaaggagaaggaaagggag CTCCATGAGAAGTTTGAGCACCTGAAGCGGGTCCACCAGGAGGAGAAGCGCAAGGTGGAGGAAAAGCGCCGGGAACTGGAGGAGGAGACCAACGCCTTCAATCGCCGGAAGGCTGCGGTGGAGGCCCTGCAGTCGCAGGCCTTGCACGCCACCTCGCAGCAGCCCCTGAGGAAGGACAAGGACAAGAAGAA CAGATCAGATATAGGAGCACACCAGCCGGGCATGAGCCTCTCCAGCTCTAAGGTGATGATGACCAAGGCCAGTGTGGAGCCCTTGAACTGCAGCAGCTGGTGGCCCGCCATACAGTGCTGCAGCTGCCTGGTCAGGGATGCGACGTGGAGGGAAGGATTCCTCTGA
- the SEPTIN8 gene encoding septin-8 isoform X4, producing MAATDLERFSNAEPEPRSLSLGGHVGFDSLPDQLVSKSVTQGFSFNILCVGETGIGKSTLMNTLFNTTFETEEASHHEACVRLRPQTYDLQESNVQLKLTIVDAVGFGDQINKDESYRPIVDYIDAQFENYLQEELKIRRSLFDYHDTRIHVCLYFITPTGHSLKSLDLVTMKKLDSKVNIIPIIAKADTISKSELHKFKIKIMGELVSNGVQIYQFPTDDEAVAEINAVMNAHLPFAVVGSTEEVKVGNKLVRARQYPWGVVQVENENHCDFVKLREMLIRVNMEDLREQTHSRHYELYRRCKLEEMGFQDSDGDSQPFSLQETYEAKRKEFLSELQRKEEEMRQMFVNKVKETELELKEKERELHEKFEHLKRVHQEEKRKVEEKRRELEEETNAFNRRKAAVEALQSQALHATSQQPLRKDKDKKKASGWSSIYSVTIP from the exons ATGGCGGCCACCGACCTGGAGCGCTTCTCG AATGCAGAGCCAGAGCCCCGGAGCCTCTCCCTGGGCGGCCATGTGGGTTTCGACAGCCTCCCCGACCAGCTGGTCAGCAAGTCGGTCACTCAGGGCTTCAGCTTCAACATCCTCTGTGTGG GGGAGACCGGCATTGGCAAATCCACACTGATGAACACACTCTTCAACACGACCTTCGAGACTGAGGAAGCCAGTCACCATGAGGCATGCGTGCGCCTGCGGCCCCAGACCTACGACCTCCAGGAGAGCAACGTGCAGCTCAAGCTGACCATTGTGGATGCCGTGGGCTTTGGGGATCAGATCAATAAGGATGAGAG TTACAGGCCCATAGTTGACTACATCGATGCGCAGTTTGAAAATTATCTGCAGGAGGAGCTGAAGATCCGCCGCTCGCTCTTCGACTACCATGACACAAGGATCCACGTTTGCCTCTACTTCATCACGCCCACAGGGCACTCCCTGAAGTCTCTAGATCTAGTGACCATGAAGAAACTAGACAGCAAG GTGAACATTATTCCCATCATCGCCAAGGCTGACACCATCTCCAAGAGCGAGCTCCacaagttcaagatcaagatcaTGGGCGAGTTGGTCAGCAACGGGGTCCAGATCTACCAGTTTCCCACGGATGACGAGGCTGTTGCAGAGATTAACGCAGTCATGAAT GCACATCTGCCCTTTGCCGTGGTGGGCAGCACCGAGGAGGTGAAGGTGGGGAACAAGCTGGTCCGAGCACGGCAGTACCCCTGGGGAGTGGTGCAGG TGGAGAATGAGAATCACTGCGACTTCGTGAAGCTGCGGGAGATGTTGATCCGGGTGAACATGGAAGACCTCCGCGAGCAGACCCACAGCCGGCACTACGAGCTCTACCGGCGCTGCAAGTTGGAGGAGATGGGCTTTCAGGACAGCGATGGTGACAGCCAGCCCTTCAG CCTACAAGAGACATACGAGGCCAAGAGGAAGGAGTTCCTAAGTGAGctgcagaggaaggaggaagagatgagGCAGATGTTTGTCAACAAAGTGAAGGAGACAGAGCTGGAgctgaaggagaaggaaagggag CTCCATGAGAAGTTTGAGCACCTGAAGCGGGTCCACCAGGAGGAGAAGCGCAAGGTGGAGGAAAAGCGCCGGGAACTGGAGGAGGAGACCAACGCCTTCAATCGCCGGAAGGCTGCGGTGGAGGCCCTGCAGTCGCAGGCCTTGCACGCCACCTCGCAGCAGCCCCTGAGGAAGGACAAGGACAAGAAGAA agccaGTGGCTGGTCTTCCATTTACAGTGTCACTATTCCCTGA
- the SEPTIN8 gene encoding septin-8 isoform X8, giving the protein MNTLFNTTFETEEASHHEACVRLRPQTYDLQESNVQLKLTIVDAVGFGDQINKDESYRPIVDYIDAQFENYLQEELKIRRSLFDYHDTRIHVCLYFITPTGHSLKSLDLVTMKKLDSKVNIIPIIAKADTISKSELHKFKIKIMGELVSNGVQIYQFPTDDEAVAEINAVMNAHLPFAVVGSTEEVKVGNKLVRARQYPWGVVQVENENHCDFVKLREMLIRVNMEDLREQTHSRHYELYRRCKLEEMGFQDSDGDSQPFSLQETYEAKRKEFLSELQRKEEEMRQMFVNKVKETELELKEKERELHEKFEHLKRVHQEEKRKVEEKRRELEEETNAFNRRKAAVEALQSQALHATSQQPLRKDKDKKNRSDIGAHQPGMSLSSSKVMMTKASVEPLNCSSWWPAIQCCSCLVRDATWREGFL; this is encoded by the exons ATGAACACACTCTTCAACACGACCTTCGAGACTGAGGAAGCCAGTCACCATGAGGCATGCGTGCGCCTGCGGCCCCAGACCTACGACCTCCAGGAGAGCAACGTGCAGCTCAAGCTGACCATTGTGGATGCCGTGGGCTTTGGGGATCAGATCAATAAGGATGAGAG TTACAGGCCCATAGTTGACTACATCGATGCGCAGTTTGAAAATTATCTGCAGGAGGAGCTGAAGATCCGCCGCTCGCTCTTCGACTACCATGACACAAGGATCCACGTTTGCCTCTACTTCATCACGCCCACAGGGCACTCCCTGAAGTCTCTAGATCTAGTGACCATGAAGAAACTAGACAGCAAG GTGAACATTATTCCCATCATCGCCAAGGCTGACACCATCTCCAAGAGCGAGCTCCacaagttcaagatcaagatcaTGGGCGAGTTGGTCAGCAACGGGGTCCAGATCTACCAGTTTCCCACGGATGACGAGGCTGTTGCAGAGATTAACGCAGTCATGAAT GCACATCTGCCCTTTGCCGTGGTGGGCAGCACCGAGGAGGTGAAGGTGGGGAACAAGCTGGTCCGAGCACGGCAGTACCCCTGGGGAGTGGTGCAGG TGGAGAATGAGAATCACTGCGACTTCGTGAAGCTGCGGGAGATGTTGATCCGGGTGAACATGGAAGACCTCCGCGAGCAGACCCACAGCCGGCACTACGAGCTCTACCGGCGCTGCAAGTTGGAGGAGATGGGCTTTCAGGACAGCGATGGTGACAGCCAGCCCTTCAG CCTACAAGAGACATACGAGGCCAAGAGGAAGGAGTTCCTAAGTGAGctgcagaggaaggaggaagagatgagGCAGATGTTTGTCAACAAAGTGAAGGAGACAGAGCTGGAgctgaaggagaaggaaagggag CTCCATGAGAAGTTTGAGCACCTGAAGCGGGTCCACCAGGAGGAGAAGCGCAAGGTGGAGGAAAAGCGCCGGGAACTGGAGGAGGAGACCAACGCCTTCAATCGCCGGAAGGCTGCGGTGGAGGCCCTGCAGTCGCAGGCCTTGCACGCCACCTCGCAGCAGCCCCTGAGGAAGGACAAGGACAAGAAGAA CAGATCAGATATAGGAGCACACCAGCCGGGCATGAGCCTCTCCAGCTCTAAGGTGATGATGACCAAGGCCAGTGTGGAGCCCTTGAACTGCAGCAGCTGGTGGCCCGCCATACAGTGCTGCAGCTGCCTGGTCAGGGATGCGACGTGGAGGGAAGGATTCCTCTGA
- the SEPTIN8 gene encoding septin-8 isoform X6: protein MAATDLERFSNAEPEPRSLSLGGHVGFDSLPDQLVSKSVTQGFSFNILCVGETGIGKSTLMNTLFNTTFETEEASHHEACVRLRPQTYDLQESNVQLKLTIVDAVGFGDQINKDESYRPIVDYIDAQFENYLQEELKIRRSLFDYHDTRIHVCLYFITPTGHSLKSLDLVTMKKLDSKVNIIPIIAKADTISKSELHKFKIKIMGELVSNGVQIYQFPTDDEAVAEINAVMNAHLPFAVVGSTEEVKVGNKLVRARQYPWGVVQVENENHCDFVKLREMLIRVNMEDLREQTHSRHYELYRRCKLEEMGFQDSDGDSQPFSLQETYEAKRKEFLSELQRKEEEMRQMFVNKVKETELELKEKERELHEKFEHLKRVHQEEKRKVEEKRRELEEETNAFNRRKAAVEALQSQALHATSQQPLRKDKDKKN from the exons ATGGCGGCCACCGACCTGGAGCGCTTCTCG AATGCAGAGCCAGAGCCCCGGAGCCTCTCCCTGGGCGGCCATGTGGGTTTCGACAGCCTCCCCGACCAGCTGGTCAGCAAGTCGGTCACTCAGGGCTTCAGCTTCAACATCCTCTGTGTGG GGGAGACCGGCATTGGCAAATCCACACTGATGAACACACTCTTCAACACGACCTTCGAGACTGAGGAAGCCAGTCACCATGAGGCATGCGTGCGCCTGCGGCCCCAGACCTACGACCTCCAGGAGAGCAACGTGCAGCTCAAGCTGACCATTGTGGATGCCGTGGGCTTTGGGGATCAGATCAATAAGGATGAGAG TTACAGGCCCATAGTTGACTACATCGATGCGCAGTTTGAAAATTATCTGCAGGAGGAGCTGAAGATCCGCCGCTCGCTCTTCGACTACCATGACACAAGGATCCACGTTTGCCTCTACTTCATCACGCCCACAGGGCACTCCCTGAAGTCTCTAGATCTAGTGACCATGAAGAAACTAGACAGCAAG GTGAACATTATTCCCATCATCGCCAAGGCTGACACCATCTCCAAGAGCGAGCTCCacaagttcaagatcaagatcaTGGGCGAGTTGGTCAGCAACGGGGTCCAGATCTACCAGTTTCCCACGGATGACGAGGCTGTTGCAGAGATTAACGCAGTCATGAAT GCACATCTGCCCTTTGCCGTGGTGGGCAGCACCGAGGAGGTGAAGGTGGGGAACAAGCTGGTCCGAGCACGGCAGTACCCCTGGGGAGTGGTGCAGG TGGAGAATGAGAATCACTGCGACTTCGTGAAGCTGCGGGAGATGTTGATCCGGGTGAACATGGAAGACCTCCGCGAGCAGACCCACAGCCGGCACTACGAGCTCTACCGGCGCTGCAAGTTGGAGGAGATGGGCTTTCAGGACAGCGATGGTGACAGCCAGCCCTTCAG CCTACAAGAGACATACGAGGCCAAGAGGAAGGAGTTCCTAAGTGAGctgcagaggaaggaggaagagatgagGCAGATGTTTGTCAACAAAGTGAAGGAGACAGAGCTGGAgctgaaggagaaggaaagggag CTCCATGAGAAGTTTGAGCACCTGAAGCGGGTCCACCAGGAGGAGAAGCGCAAGGTGGAGGAAAAGCGCCGGGAACTGGAGGAGGAGACCAACGCCTTCAATCGCCGGAAGGCTGCGGTGGAGGCCCTGCAGTCGCAGGCCTTGCACGCCACCTCGCAGCAGCCCCTGAGGAAGGACAAGGACAAGAAGAA ttaa
- the SEPTIN8 gene encoding septin-8 isoform X3 — protein sequence MAATDLERFSNAEPEPRSLSLGGHVGFDSLPDQLVSKSVTQGFSFNILCVGETGIGKSTLMNTLFNTTFETEEASHHEACVRLRPQTYDLQESNVQLKLTIVDAVGFGDQINKDERPIVDYIDAQFENYLQEELKIRRSLFDYHDTRIHVCLYFITPTGHSLKSLDLVTMKKLDSKVNIIPIIAKADTISKSELHKFKIKIMGELVSNGVQIYQFPTDDEAVAEINAVMNAHLPFAVVGSTEEVKVGNKLVRARQYPWGVVQVENENHCDFVKLREMLIRVNMEDLREQTHSRHYELYRRCKLEEMGFQDSDGDSQPFSLQETYEAKRKEFLSELQRKEEEMRQMFVNKVKETELELKEKERELHEKFEHLKRVHQEEKRKVEEKRRELEEETNAFNRRKAAVEALQSQALHATSQQPLRKDKDKKNRSDIGAHQPGMSLSSSKVMMTKASVEPLNCSSWWPAIQCCSCLVRDATWREGFL from the exons ATGGCGGCCACCGACCTGGAGCGCTTCTCG AATGCAGAGCCAGAGCCCCGGAGCCTCTCCCTGGGCGGCCATGTGGGTTTCGACAGCCTCCCCGACCAGCTGGTCAGCAAGTCGGTCACTCAGGGCTTCAGCTTCAACATCCTCTGTGTGG GGGAGACCGGCATTGGCAAATCCACACTGATGAACACACTCTTCAACACGACCTTCGAGACTGAGGAAGCCAGTCACCATGAGGCATGCGTGCGCCTGCGGCCCCAGACCTACGACCTCCAGGAGAGCAACGTGCAGCTCAAGCTGACCATTGTGGATGCCGTGGGCTTTGGGGATCAGATCAATAAGGATGAGAG GCCCATAGTTGACTACATCGATGCGCAGTTTGAAAATTATCTGCAGGAGGAGCTGAAGATCCGCCGCTCGCTCTTCGACTACCATGACACAAGGATCCACGTTTGCCTCTACTTCATCACGCCCACAGGGCACTCCCTGAAGTCTCTAGATCTAGTGACCATGAAGAAACTAGACAGCAAG GTGAACATTATTCCCATCATCGCCAAGGCTGACACCATCTCCAAGAGCGAGCTCCacaagttcaagatcaagatcaTGGGCGAGTTGGTCAGCAACGGGGTCCAGATCTACCAGTTTCCCACGGATGACGAGGCTGTTGCAGAGATTAACGCAGTCATGAAT GCACATCTGCCCTTTGCCGTGGTGGGCAGCACCGAGGAGGTGAAGGTGGGGAACAAGCTGGTCCGAGCACGGCAGTACCCCTGGGGAGTGGTGCAGG TGGAGAATGAGAATCACTGCGACTTCGTGAAGCTGCGGGAGATGTTGATCCGGGTGAACATGGAAGACCTCCGCGAGCAGACCCACAGCCGGCACTACGAGCTCTACCGGCGCTGCAAGTTGGAGGAGATGGGCTTTCAGGACAGCGATGGTGACAGCCAGCCCTTCAG CCTACAAGAGACATACGAGGCCAAGAGGAAGGAGTTCCTAAGTGAGctgcagaggaaggaggaagagatgagGCAGATGTTTGTCAACAAAGTGAAGGAGACAGAGCTGGAgctgaaggagaaggaaagggag CTCCATGAGAAGTTTGAGCACCTGAAGCGGGTCCACCAGGAGGAGAAGCGCAAGGTGGAGGAAAAGCGCCGGGAACTGGAGGAGGAGACCAACGCCTTCAATCGCCGGAAGGCTGCGGTGGAGGCCCTGCAGTCGCAGGCCTTGCACGCCACCTCGCAGCAGCCCCTGAGGAAGGACAAGGACAAGAAGAA CAGATCAGATATAGGAGCACACCAGCCGGGCATGAGCCTCTCCAGCTCTAAGGTGATGATGACCAAGGCCAGTGTGGAGCCCTTGAACTGCAGCAGCTGGTGGCCCGCCATACAGTGCTGCAGCTGCCTGGTCAGGGATGCGACGTGGAGGGAAGGATTCCTCTGA
- the SEPTIN8 gene encoding septin-8 isoform X2: MAATDLERFSNAEPEPRSLSLGGHVGFDSLPDQLVSKSVTQGFSFNILCVGETGIGKSTLMNTLFNTTFETEEASHHEACVRLRPQTYDLQESNVQLKLTIVDAVGFGDQINKDESYRPIVDYIDAQFENYLQEELKIRRSLFDYHDTRIHVCLYFITPTGHSLKSLDLVTMKKLDSKVNIIPIIAKADTISKSELHKFKIKIMGELVSNGVQIYQFPTDDEAVAEINAVMNAHLPFAVVGSTEEVKVGNKLVRARQYPWGVVQVENENHCDFVKLREMLIRVNMEDLREQTHSRHYELYRRCKLEEMGFQDSDGDSQPFSLQETYEAKRKEFLSELQRKEEEMRQMFVNKVKETELELKEKERELHEKFEHLKRVHQEEKRKVEEKRRELEEETNAFNRRKAAVEALQSQALHATSQQPLRKDKDKKKSDIGAHQPGMSLSSSKVMMTKASVEPLNCSSWWPAIQCCSCLVRDATWREGFL, translated from the exons ATGGCGGCCACCGACCTGGAGCGCTTCTCG AATGCAGAGCCAGAGCCCCGGAGCCTCTCCCTGGGCGGCCATGTGGGTTTCGACAGCCTCCCCGACCAGCTGGTCAGCAAGTCGGTCACTCAGGGCTTCAGCTTCAACATCCTCTGTGTGG GGGAGACCGGCATTGGCAAATCCACACTGATGAACACACTCTTCAACACGACCTTCGAGACTGAGGAAGCCAGTCACCATGAGGCATGCGTGCGCCTGCGGCCCCAGACCTACGACCTCCAGGAGAGCAACGTGCAGCTCAAGCTGACCATTGTGGATGCCGTGGGCTTTGGGGATCAGATCAATAAGGATGAGAG TTACAGGCCCATAGTTGACTACATCGATGCGCAGTTTGAAAATTATCTGCAGGAGGAGCTGAAGATCCGCCGCTCGCTCTTCGACTACCATGACACAAGGATCCACGTTTGCCTCTACTTCATCACGCCCACAGGGCACTCCCTGAAGTCTCTAGATCTAGTGACCATGAAGAAACTAGACAGCAAG GTGAACATTATTCCCATCATCGCCAAGGCTGACACCATCTCCAAGAGCGAGCTCCacaagttcaagatcaagatcaTGGGCGAGTTGGTCAGCAACGGGGTCCAGATCTACCAGTTTCCCACGGATGACGAGGCTGTTGCAGAGATTAACGCAGTCATGAAT GCACATCTGCCCTTTGCCGTGGTGGGCAGCACCGAGGAGGTGAAGGTGGGGAACAAGCTGGTCCGAGCACGGCAGTACCCCTGGGGAGTGGTGCAGG TGGAGAATGAGAATCACTGCGACTTCGTGAAGCTGCGGGAGATGTTGATCCGGGTGAACATGGAAGACCTCCGCGAGCAGACCCACAGCCGGCACTACGAGCTCTACCGGCGCTGCAAGTTGGAGGAGATGGGCTTTCAGGACAGCGATGGTGACAGCCAGCCCTTCAG CCTACAAGAGACATACGAGGCCAAGAGGAAGGAGTTCCTAAGTGAGctgcagaggaaggaggaagagatgagGCAGATGTTTGTCAACAAAGTGAAGGAGACAGAGCTGGAgctgaaggagaaggaaagggag CTCCATGAGAAGTTTGAGCACCTGAAGCGGGTCCACCAGGAGGAGAAGCGCAAGGTGGAGGAAAAGCGCCGGGAACTGGAGGAGGAGACCAACGCCTTCAATCGCCGGAAGGCTGCGGTGGAGGCCCTGCAGTCGCAGGCCTTGCACGCCACCTCGCAGCAGCCCCTGAGGAAGGACAAGGACAAGAAGAA ATCAGATATAGGAGCACACCAGCCGGGCATGAGCCTCTCCAGCTCTAAGGTGATGATGACCAAGGCCAGTGTGGAGCCCTTGAACTGCAGCAGCTGGTGGCCCGCCATACAGTGCTGCAGCTGCCTGGTCAGGGATGCGACGTGGAGGGAAGGATTCCTCTGA
- the SEPTIN8 gene encoding septin-8 isoform X5, which produces MAATDLERFSNAEPEPRSLSLGGHVGFDSLPDQLVSKSVTQGFSFNILCVGETGIGKSTLMNTLFNTTFETEEASHHEACVRLRPQTYDLQESNVQLKLTIVDAVGFGDQINKDERPIVDYIDAQFENYLQEELKIRRSLFDYHDTRIHVCLYFITPTGHSLKSLDLVTMKKLDSKVNIIPIIAKADTISKSELHKFKIKIMGELVSNGVQIYQFPTDDEAVAEINAVMNAHLPFAVVGSTEEVKVGNKLVRARQYPWGVVQVENENHCDFVKLREMLIRVNMEDLREQTHSRHYELYRRCKLEEMGFQDSDGDSQPFSLQETYEAKRKEFLSELQRKEEEMRQMFVNKVKETELELKEKERELHEKFEHLKRVHQEEKRKVEEKRRELEEETNAFNRRKAAVEALQSQALHATSQQPLRKDKDKKKASGWSSIYSVTIP; this is translated from the exons ATGGCGGCCACCGACCTGGAGCGCTTCTCG AATGCAGAGCCAGAGCCCCGGAGCCTCTCCCTGGGCGGCCATGTGGGTTTCGACAGCCTCCCCGACCAGCTGGTCAGCAAGTCGGTCACTCAGGGCTTCAGCTTCAACATCCTCTGTGTGG GGGAGACCGGCATTGGCAAATCCACACTGATGAACACACTCTTCAACACGACCTTCGAGACTGAGGAAGCCAGTCACCATGAGGCATGCGTGCGCCTGCGGCCCCAGACCTACGACCTCCAGGAGAGCAACGTGCAGCTCAAGCTGACCATTGTGGATGCCGTGGGCTTTGGGGATCAGATCAATAAGGATGAGAG GCCCATAGTTGACTACATCGATGCGCAGTTTGAAAATTATCTGCAGGAGGAGCTGAAGATCCGCCGCTCGCTCTTCGACTACCATGACACAAGGATCCACGTTTGCCTCTACTTCATCACGCCCACAGGGCACTCCCTGAAGTCTCTAGATCTAGTGACCATGAAGAAACTAGACAGCAAG GTGAACATTATTCCCATCATCGCCAAGGCTGACACCATCTCCAAGAGCGAGCTCCacaagttcaagatcaagatcaTGGGCGAGTTGGTCAGCAACGGGGTCCAGATCTACCAGTTTCCCACGGATGACGAGGCTGTTGCAGAGATTAACGCAGTCATGAAT GCACATCTGCCCTTTGCCGTGGTGGGCAGCACCGAGGAGGTGAAGGTGGGGAACAAGCTGGTCCGAGCACGGCAGTACCCCTGGGGAGTGGTGCAGG TGGAGAATGAGAATCACTGCGACTTCGTGAAGCTGCGGGAGATGTTGATCCGGGTGAACATGGAAGACCTCCGCGAGCAGACCCACAGCCGGCACTACGAGCTCTACCGGCGCTGCAAGTTGGAGGAGATGGGCTTTCAGGACAGCGATGGTGACAGCCAGCCCTTCAG CCTACAAGAGACATACGAGGCCAAGAGGAAGGAGTTCCTAAGTGAGctgcagaggaaggaggaagagatgagGCAGATGTTTGTCAACAAAGTGAAGGAGACAGAGCTGGAgctgaaggagaaggaaagggag CTCCATGAGAAGTTTGAGCACCTGAAGCGGGTCCACCAGGAGGAGAAGCGCAAGGTGGAGGAAAAGCGCCGGGAACTGGAGGAGGAGACCAACGCCTTCAATCGCCGGAAGGCTGCGGTGGAGGCCCTGCAGTCGCAGGCCTTGCACGCCACCTCGCAGCAGCCCCTGAGGAAGGACAAGGACAAGAAGAA agccaGTGGCTGGTCTTCCATTTACAGTGTCACTATTCCCTGA
- the SEPTIN8 gene encoding septin-8 isoform X7 produces MAATDLERFSNAEPEPRSLSLGGHVGFDSLPDQLVSKSVTQGFSFNILCVGETGIGKSTLMNTLFNTTFETEEASHHEACVRLRPQTYDLQESNVQLKLTIVDAVGFGDQINKDERPIVDYIDAQFENYLQEELKIRRSLFDYHDTRIHVCLYFITPTGHSLKSLDLVTMKKLDSKVNIIPIIAKADTISKSELHKFKIKIMGELVSNGVQIYQFPTDDEAVAEINAVMNAHLPFAVVGSTEEVKVGNKLVRARQYPWGVVQVENENHCDFVKLREMLIRVNMEDLREQTHSRHYELYRRCKLEEMGFQDSDGDSQPFSLQETYEAKRKEFLSELQRKEEEMRQMFVNKVKETELELKEKERELHEKFEHLKRVHQEEKRKVEEKRRELEEETNAFNRRKAAVEALQSQALHATSQQPLRKDKDKKN; encoded by the exons ATGGCGGCCACCGACCTGGAGCGCTTCTCG AATGCAGAGCCAGAGCCCCGGAGCCTCTCCCTGGGCGGCCATGTGGGTTTCGACAGCCTCCCCGACCAGCTGGTCAGCAAGTCGGTCACTCAGGGCTTCAGCTTCAACATCCTCTGTGTGG GGGAGACCGGCATTGGCAAATCCACACTGATGAACACACTCTTCAACACGACCTTCGAGACTGAGGAAGCCAGTCACCATGAGGCATGCGTGCGCCTGCGGCCCCAGACCTACGACCTCCAGGAGAGCAACGTGCAGCTCAAGCTGACCATTGTGGATGCCGTGGGCTTTGGGGATCAGATCAATAAGGATGAGAG GCCCATAGTTGACTACATCGATGCGCAGTTTGAAAATTATCTGCAGGAGGAGCTGAAGATCCGCCGCTCGCTCTTCGACTACCATGACACAAGGATCCACGTTTGCCTCTACTTCATCACGCCCACAGGGCACTCCCTGAAGTCTCTAGATCTAGTGACCATGAAGAAACTAGACAGCAAG GTGAACATTATTCCCATCATCGCCAAGGCTGACACCATCTCCAAGAGCGAGCTCCacaagttcaagatcaagatcaTGGGCGAGTTGGTCAGCAACGGGGTCCAGATCTACCAGTTTCCCACGGATGACGAGGCTGTTGCAGAGATTAACGCAGTCATGAAT GCACATCTGCCCTTTGCCGTGGTGGGCAGCACCGAGGAGGTGAAGGTGGGGAACAAGCTGGTCCGAGCACGGCAGTACCCCTGGGGAGTGGTGCAGG TGGAGAATGAGAATCACTGCGACTTCGTGAAGCTGCGGGAGATGTTGATCCGGGTGAACATGGAAGACCTCCGCGAGCAGACCCACAGCCGGCACTACGAGCTCTACCGGCGCTGCAAGTTGGAGGAGATGGGCTTTCAGGACAGCGATGGTGACAGCCAGCCCTTCAG CCTACAAGAGACATACGAGGCCAAGAGGAAGGAGTTCCTAAGTGAGctgcagaggaaggaggaagagatgagGCAGATGTTTGTCAACAAAGTGAAGGAGACAGAGCTGGAgctgaaggagaaggaaagggag CTCCATGAGAAGTTTGAGCACCTGAAGCGGGTCCACCAGGAGGAGAAGCGCAAGGTGGAGGAAAAGCGCCGGGAACTGGAGGAGGAGACCAACGCCTTCAATCGCCGGAAGGCTGCGGTGGAGGCCCTGCAGTCGCAGGCCTTGCACGCCACCTCGCAGCAGCCCCTGAGGAAGGACAAGGACAAGAAGAA ttaa